A region of Paenibacillus thiaminolyticus DNA encodes the following proteins:
- a CDS encoding NCS2 family permease codes for MVHQERKRPSHAKENASSNPAVRLNPSDWRRELLAGTVSFFAIVYIIIVNSSILADAGIPQEAGIIATVLASAIGCFIMGWWGKAPLIIAPGMGINAMFTYTLVQGMGLTWQQALAVTAISGICFIAISMTSLVEKLRTAIPASLQEAISVGIGLMLVLIGLQKGGVIVSDRSSIIAVQSFANPSVLVTLLTLALTCILYMRKVPGNLLLAIIGGTVLAYLFGAVPTNAAAGGGGFSWSTYGDVFGQLTVKGLSVMTLIVAVFSLTLVIVFESVGLINAQLNMSGRQERFQRVVQANAATVFLSGILGTSPTVSTVEAAAGISSGGRTGWTSIVTGVLFLLTFIAMPVITLVPDPAVAPILIFIGGLMMPAVRNISFERLEEGLPAFFIIAFIPLMHSIVDGIAIGFISYALFHLAVGKGRQVKPLFYIISLLFVMHFVLQTI; via the coding sequence TTGGTCCACCAGGAAAGAAAGAGACCGTCGCATGCAAAGGAGAATGCTTCATCTAATCCAGCTGTCCGCCTGAATCCAAGCGATTGGCGGCGGGAGCTGTTAGCGGGAACCGTATCTTTTTTTGCGATCGTCTATATTATTATTGTCAATTCATCGATATTGGCGGATGCCGGGATTCCGCAGGAAGCCGGTATTATCGCTACTGTGCTCGCATCCGCGATCGGCTGCTTCATTATGGGCTGGTGGGGCAAAGCGCCCCTGATCATCGCGCCGGGGATGGGCATCAACGCCATGTTCACCTACACGCTCGTTCAGGGCATGGGATTGACGTGGCAGCAGGCGTTGGCCGTCACCGCGATATCCGGCATTTGCTTCATTGCCATTAGCATGACGTCGCTCGTCGAGAAGCTGAGAACGGCCATTCCAGCTTCATTACAGGAAGCGATCTCGGTCGGAATCGGTCTCATGCTCGTCCTCATCGGATTGCAAAAGGGCGGGGTCATCGTATCGGATCGCTCCTCTATTATTGCCGTGCAATCGTTTGCCAATCCAAGCGTGCTCGTTACGCTGTTAACCTTGGCGTTGACATGCATTCTGTACATGCGCAAGGTTCCGGGGAATCTGCTGCTGGCGATTATCGGAGGAACGGTGCTCGCCTACCTATTCGGAGCCGTGCCGACGAATGCGGCGGCCGGGGGCGGAGGCTTTTCCTGGTCCACCTATGGGGATGTGTTCGGGCAGTTGACCGTGAAGGGCTTATCCGTCATGACCTTGATTGTCGCCGTCTTCTCGCTGACGCTTGTCATCGTGTTCGAGAGCGTCGGACTGATTAACGCACAGTTGAACATGAGCGGCAGACAGGAGCGCTTCCAGCGCGTCGTGCAGGCCAATGCGGCCACCGTCTTTCTGAGCGGCATCCTTGGCACGAGTCCAACCGTCTCGACCGTGGAAGCGGCAGCCGGCATCTCGTCCGGAGGAAGAACGGGCTGGACCTCGATCGTAACGGGCGTGCTGTTCCTGTTGACATTCATTGCGATGCCGGTCATCACGCTCGTTCCGGATCCGGCGGTAGCGCCGATCCTGATCTTCATTGGCGGATTGATGATGCCCGCCGTCCGGAATATTTCCTTCGAACGGCTGGAGGAAGGCCTTCCCGCCTTCTTCATCATCGCGTTCATTCCGCTGATGCACAGTATCGTAGACGGAATCGCGATTGGCTTCATCAGCTATGCGCTGTTCCACCTCGCGGTTGGCAAAGGGCGCCAAGTCAAGCCCCTGTTCTATATCATTTCGCTCCTGTTCGTCATGCATTTTGTGCTGCAGACGATATAA
- a CDS encoding MFS transporter, whose protein sequence is MYGAALASSIPKLVGALVAGNVGLGLAAGLMYTMLADTVDYGEWRSSVRAQGLLTASSSFGVKFGMGFGGALAAWVLAIGHYVPNQEQAASGLAAIQFNFVWIPFICFMLFAGMLLFYRLENVEQRMIQDLEAKRRQGGKAAIQA, encoded by the coding sequence ATGTACGGGGCAGCGCTGGCAAGCTCGATCCCGAAGCTGGTTGGGGCTCTCGTTGCCGGCAATGTCGGCCTCGGCTTGGCCGCAGGCCTTATGTATACGATGCTGGCCGATACCGTCGATTATGGCGAATGGAGATCCAGCGTCAGAGCTCAAGGGCTGCTGACTGCCTCAAGCTCCTTCGGGGTCAAATTCGGCATGGGATTCGGCGGCGCTTTGGCGGCATGGGTTCTGGCGATCGGCCATTATGTGCCGAACCAGGAGCAGGCGGCATCCGGACTGGCAGCCATTCAGTTCAATTTCGTCTGGATCCCGTTCATCTGCTTCATGCTGTTCGCCGGAATGCTTTTGTTCTACCGACTGGAAAATGTCGAGCAGCGCATGATCCAGGATCTCGAAGCAAAGCGTCGTCAAGGCGGTAAAGCGGCCATCCAAGCTTGA
- a CDS encoding S-layer homology domain-containing protein — protein MEADFVKSSDIQGHWAEQAIKEVMEAGIMSGRSHGGFTPNEPLTRAEAAVIANRILKRI, from the coding sequence ATGGAGGCTGACTTTGTGAAGAGTTCAGATATCCAGGGACATTGGGCAGAACAGGCAATAAAGGAAGTTATGGAAGCAGGAATCATGAGTGGACGGAGTCATGGTGGTTTTACTCCGAACGAGCCCCTCACCCGAGCAGAGGCAGCAGTTATAGCCAACAGAATTCTCAAAAGAATATAA